Genomic DNA from Lutibacter sp. A80:
GAATTATCATAAACAATGGTGCAAAAAACAATGAAAGAGCAAACATACCTGCAACTGTTAAAGCTGTCATTCCTGTTTTTCCTCCTTCAGCAACACCTGCTGCACTTTCCACATAAGTAGTTACAGTAGAAGTTCCTAAAATTGCTCCTATAAAAGTACCTATAGAATCTGCAAATAATGCTTGTTTAACTCTTGGCACTTTTCCATCTTTATCTAACATTCCAGATTTTGAAGACACACCTATTAACGTTCCAACAGTATCAAACATATCTACAAATAAGAATGTAAATAATACAATTAACATATCTATTGTAAATACTTGTGAAAAATCAAATTTGAAAAATATTGGCTCAATAGATGGAGGTAAACTAACAAATGTAAAGTTTTCTGGAATTACAGTAACGCCAACAAATAAACCTAAAATAGTTGAAGTTAAAATTCCAATTAAAATAGCTCCTTTTATTTTTCTAGTTAATAAAACACCAATGATTAAAACACCAGCCATACCGACTAAAACAGCAGGATTTTTCATATCTCCTAAACTTACTAAAGTTGCTGGATTATCAACTACTAAACCTGTACCTTTTAAACCTATAAAAGCAATAAACAATCCAATACCAACTGAAACTGCGTGTTTTAAATTTAAAGGAATAGAATTAACTATTAACTCTCGAATGTTAAATACGGTTAATATTATAAAAATAATACCTTCTAAAAATACTGCTGTTAAGGCAAACTCCCAAGAATAGCCCATTCCAAGTACTACTGTAAATGCAAAAAACGCATTTAATCCCATACCTGGCGCTAAGGCAAAAGGTAATTTAGCAACCAAAGCCATTACTAAAGTTGCAATAACTGCAGACAATGCGGTTGCAGTAAAAACTGCATCTTTATCCATTCCTGCTTCGCTTAAAATCCCAGGATTTACAGCCAAAATATATACCATTGTCATAAACGTGGTAATTCCAGCAATAATTTCTGTTTTTAAAGTTGATTTATTTTCTGTTATTTTAAAAAATTTATCTAACATAATTATAGTTTATATATTCCATTTAATAGCTAAAGTTGGTCTTCCTTTTATTGCATCACTCCCACCAGCAAAATTTGATGAAATCTCTAATTCCCCTCCTACAGAAAATGTTTTATTTAAATGATACCATAATTGTGGTTCTGCTAAAAACACAGTATTATCAGACAAACCATTTTCTGTCCATAAATCTGCAAATCCTGTAAATGTTAATTTATCAGCTATTACATTCCAATACCAAGTTCCTGTTACCTGAAAATTCCCTTCTCCATCAGCTCCGGTAAATGCTTTATAACCTGCGTATGTAGAAAATCCCCACTTAGCATTTCCTTTACTATAATTTGCCCCAAAAATCCAAGCTTCTGGAATTGTAAAACTATTTGTATGTCCTGCATTGTATTCAACATGTAAACCAACTGGCATTTTTTCAGTTTTAAGCACACGGGCAATTTCATAATA
This window encodes:
- a CDS encoding NCS2 family permease → MLDKFFKITENKSTLKTEIIAGITTFMTMVYILAVNPGILSEAGMDKDAVFTATALSAVIATLVMALVAKLPFALAPGMGLNAFFAFTVVLGMGYSWEFALTAVFLEGIIFIILTVFNIRELIVNSIPLNLKHAVSVGIGLFIAFIGLKGTGLVVDNPATLVSLGDMKNPAVLVGMAGVLIIGVLLTRKIKGAILIGILTSTILGLFVGVTVIPENFTFVSLPPSIEPIFFKFDFSQVFTIDMLIVLFTFLFVDMFDTVGTLIGVSSKSGMLDKDGKVPRVKQALFADSIGTFIGAILGTSTVTTYVESAAGVAEGGKTGMTALTVAGMFALSLFFAPLFMIIPDAATAPALIIVGLFMISPIMKIDLKDFTEAIPAFFTIIMMPLTYSIAEGIVFGMLSYVLLKLLTGKYKEITPIMIVIAVLFIVQFFV
- a CDS encoding DUF5020 family protein; protein product: MKKLTFLFAILVTTIVTSQNFQLHNDFERGHLTTTFELFKMDKYGNTFTFVDFDYDSVTGTSNAYYEIARVLKTEKMPVGLHVEYNAGHTNSFTIPEAWIFGANYSKGNAKWGFSTYAGYKAFTGADGEGNFQVTGTWYWNVIADKLTFTGFADLWTENGLSDNTVFLAEPQLWYHLNKTFSVGGELEISSNFAGGSDAIKGRPTLAIKWNI